The Brachyspira hyodysenteriae ATCC 27164 genome includes a window with the following:
- a CDS encoding Fur family transcriptional regulator — MNNTRNTIQKQVILNAVRELQNHPTSEEVYNHIKPNFPSISLGTVYRNLNLLSETKEIQKLSIIDDAVRFDHITNDHYHFQCSKCKKLLDIPMEYQKKLDELVSKEYDVEIFKHDIVFTGICKNCKDL; from the coding sequence ATGAATAATACAAGAAATACAATACAGAAACAAGTGATTTTAAATGCTGTAAGAGAGCTTCAAAATCATCCTACTTCAGAAGAAGTTTATAATCATATAAAACCAAACTTCCCATCTATAAGTTTGGGCACAGTATATAGAAATCTTAATTTATTGTCAGAAACTAAAGAAATACAGAAATTATCTATAATAGATGATGCTGTACGTTTTGATCATATAACAAATGATCATTATCATTTTCAATGCAGTAAATGTAAAAAATTATTAGATATACCAATGGAATATCAGAAGAAACTAGATGAATTAGTTTCTAAAGAATATGATGTTGAGATATTCAAACATGATATTGTATTCACAGGTATCTGTAAAAATTGTAAAGATTTATAA
- a CDS encoding late competence development ComFB family protein, whose amino-acid sequence MYLVNLMEQKVSKLADSYLKEKNIPVNTNMRMDIIAYTLNRVQPQYVTSARGVLHSYNRDPIQSNTEILSIIADACEIVTRRKENTLLESVPSIDESGYYLTYPSIMGNITASNNFEKIENALVYIFSDGKILQGYGVNFPNPAIVSSNVPGKFMFCFMPKRVDSNSEVEVKLDIVVESEKFMQYESVLTFKLKPSYYNAGDMPLFSIEEVNDILLIENHNIPS is encoded by the coding sequence ATGTATTTAGTAAACCTTATGGAACAGAAAGTTTCAAAACTAGCCGATTCATACCTAAAAGAAAAAAATATTCCCGTTAATACTAATATGCGTATGGATATAATAGCATATACTCTAAATAGAGTTCAGCCACAATATGTTACAAGTGCCAGAGGAGTTCTTCATAGCTATAATAGGGATCCTATACAGAGCAATACAGAAATATTAAGTATTATAGCAGATGCTTGCGAAATAGTTACTAGAAGAAAGGAAAATACATTGTTGGAGTCAGTTCCTTCTATTGATGAAAGCGGATATTATCTAACTTATCCTAGTATAATGGGTAATATTACTGCTTCTAATAATTTTGAAAAAATAGAAAATGCTTTAGTTTATATATTTTCAGATGGAAAAATATTACAAGGTTATGGAGTTAATTTCCCTAATCCTGCTATAGTATCAAGTAATGTTCCTGGTAAATTTATGTTCTGCTTTATGCCTAAAAGAGTGGATTCTAATTCTGAAGTTGAAGTTAAGCTTGATATAGTGGTAGAATCTGAGAAATTTATGCAGTATGAAAGTGTATTAACTTTTAAGTTGAAACCATCATATTATAATGCAGGAGATATGCCGCTATTTTCTATAGAAGAGGTTAATGATATACTTCTTATAGAGAATCATAATATACCTAGCTGA
- the holA gene encoding DNA polymerase III subunit delta, with product MNKVSVKTEIEFQKVKDNYIKEPFKHCIYILTGKERLFKKAFIAAMHSNMFPDEGDSEMNYSVFYDKNDAIGFTPLEVADTPPFGSKLRLIVIYKYNNFQEDFLDYCSNPSKTSIVILETENSLEEDPIYKYFSKKKDINNIYFIDFPLPDEKDFRGLINAYIIKQGKKISSEAIEYLINNINLDYDSLYSELGKICSYNDKEYLNVEDIADFTYVSKNRNIFDFLDAVFERDRRKSFSIMHRLDQDASSSLTLMMNNFMAIYYMKIFPPQTTLSEISKLTKIPEFILKKKKTSLKLFSLEEVVNILSKISYLNTLSVTTPANIFKAHFELFLFTITR from the coding sequence ATGAATAAAGTTTCAGTAAAAACAGAGATTGAATTTCAAAAAGTCAAAGATAATTACATAAAAGAACCATTTAAACACTGTATTTATATACTAACAGGTAAGGAAAGGCTTTTTAAAAAGGCATTTATAGCAGCTATGCATTCAAATATGTTTCCAGATGAAGGAGACAGCGAGATGAATTATAGTGTATTTTATGATAAAAATGATGCTATAGGTTTTACTCCTTTGGAAGTAGCTGATACTCCTCCGTTTGGATCTAAATTAAGATTAATAGTAATTTATAAATATAATAATTTTCAGGAAGATTTTTTAGATTACTGCTCAAATCCTTCAAAAACTTCTATAGTTATACTTGAAACAGAAAATTCTTTGGAAGAAGATCCTATATACAAATATTTTTCCAAAAAGAAAGATATTAATAATATATATTTTATAGATTTTCCGCTTCCAGATGAAAAAGATTTCAGAGGATTAATAAATGCTTATATAATTAAACAAGGTAAAAAAATATCTTCTGAGGCAATAGAATACCTTATTAATAATATAAATTTGGATTATGATTCACTTTATTCTGAACTTGGAAAAATATGCAGCTATAATGATAAAGAATATTTGAATGTTGAAGATATTGCAGATTTTACTTATGTATCAAAAAACAGAAATATATTTGATTTTTTAGATGCTGTTTTTGAAAGAGATAGAAGAAAATCTTTCAGTATAATGCATAGATTAGATCAAGATGCTTCAAGTTCTTTAACTTTGATGATGAATAATTTTATGGCTATTTATTATATGAAAATATTTCCGCCTCAAACTACATTGAGTGAAATAAGCAAATTGACAAAAATACCAGAATTTATATTGAAAAAGAAAAAAACTTCACTTAAATTGTTTTCATTAGAAGAGGTAGTAAACATATTATCCAAAATATCATATTTAAATACTTTAAGTGTTACTACACCTGCAAATATATTCAAAGCACATTTTGAATTATTTTTATTTACAATAACAAGATAA
- a CDS encoding glycoside hydrolase family 57 protein yields MSKGYLALVLHAHLPYVRHPEHENFLEEEWLYEAITETYIPLLDAYDRMVNDGVNFKITMSVTPPLMNMLANELLQNRYVNYIEKLIKLSELECERTSLDPNFHHTAEFYRDKFKKIRDIFVYKYNKNLLNGFRYFLERGNLEIITCGATHGFFPFMQEYPKAIEAQLKMAVKTHERHLGRKPTGIWLGECGFFPGLEKHLANNGIKYFFVDTHGIMYADKVPKYGVYAPLYCSRESRVAAFGRDIESSRSVWSAEVGYPGDFRYREFYRDIGYDLPFEYIKDFIQSNGLRKNTGIKYYRITGKDCAKEPYNPEWAMEAAGDHAGNFMFNREKQIEYLDSVMDRPPIVVSPYDAELFGHWWYEGPMFIEFLMRKIHYDQNTIETITPKEYLERHPVNQISMPSMSSWGANGYGEVWLNGTNGWIYRHLHKAAERMIELAHDYYNETGLYERALNQAARELLLAQSSDWAFIMHTGTMVEYAVNTTKLYIKRFTDLYYAIKNRDLNEEWLSKIEWRDDIFPEMDFRIYN; encoded by the coding sequence ATGTCAAAAGGCTATTTAGCTTTAGTGCTGCATGCTCACTTGCCTTATGTGAGACACCCTGAACATGAAAATTTTTTGGAGGAAGAATGGTTATATGAAGCCATCACAGAAACTTATATACCTCTATTAGATGCTTATGATAGAATGGTAAATGATGGAGTAAATTTCAAGATAACTATGAGCGTAACTCCGCCTCTTATGAATATGTTGGCTAATGAATTGCTTCAAAATAGATATGTTAATTATATAGAGAAATTAATAAAATTGTCGGAATTAGAATGTGAAAGAACTTCATTAGATCCTAACTTTCACCATACAGCTGAATTTTACAGAGATAAGTTTAAAAAGATAAGAGATATTTTTGTTTATAAGTATAATAAAAACTTATTGAATGGATTTAGATATTTCTTAGAAAGAGGTAATTTAGAAATAATAACCTGCGGTGCTACTCATGGATTCTTCCCATTTATGCAGGAATATCCTAAGGCAATAGAAGCTCAATTAAAAATGGCTGTAAAAACCCATGAAAGACATTTGGGTAGAAAGCCTACAGGAATATGGCTTGGTGAATGCGGTTTCTTCCCAGGACTTGAAAAACATCTTGCCAATAATGGAATTAAATACTTCTTTGTTGATACTCATGGTATTATGTATGCTGACAAAGTACCTAAATATGGTGTTTATGCTCCTTTATACTGTTCAAGAGAGAGCAGGGTAGCAGCATTCGGAAGAGATATAGAGAGTTCAAGAAGTGTATGGAGTGCCGAAGTAGGTTATCCAGGAGACTTTAGATACAGAGAATTCTATAGAGATATAGGTTATGATTTGCCTTTCGAATATATTAAGGATTTCATACAAAGCAATGGACTTAGAAAGAATACAGGAATAAAATATTATAGAATCACAGGTAAAGACTGTGCTAAAGAACCTTATAATCCTGAATGGGCTATGGAAGCTGCTGGAGATCATGCTGGAAACTTTATGTTCAATAGAGAAAAACAAATTGAATATTTAGATTCTGTTATGGACAGACCTCCTATAGTTGTATCTCCTTATGACGCTGAATTATTCGGACACTGGTGGTATGAAGGTCCTATGTTCATAGAGTTCTTAATGAGAAAGATACACTATGATCAAAATACAATAGAGACTATTACACCTAAAGAATATTTGGAAAGACACCCTGTAAACCAAATATCAATGCCTTCAATGTCAAGCTGGGGTGCTAACGGATATGGAGAAGTATGGCTTAATGGTACTAATGGTTGGATATACAGACACTTACATAAAGCTGCTGAAAGAATGATAGAATTAGCTCATGATTACTATAATGAAACAGGACTTTATGAGAGAGCATTGAATCAGGCAGCCCGTGAATTATTGCTTGCTCAAAGCAGCGACTGGGCTTTCATAATGCATACAGGTACTATGGTTGAATATGCAGTTAATACTACAAAATTATATATAAAGAGATTTACTGATCTTTATTATGCTATTAAAAACAGAGATTTAAACGAAGAATGGCTAAGCAAAATAGAATGGCGCGATGATATATTCCCAGAAATGGATTTCAGAATATACAATTAA